GGCTCAATCTGATGTCAGGGCTACGCCCCTTTTTTTAAATTTTCATTGTTTTTCTACCAAGATTTTGGGGCTACGCCCCATTATTACTGTAGCATAAGGGGCGTTAGCCCTGTATTCTTCGTAGAAAAATGTATGTGTAAATAAAAAGGGGCGTAGCCCTGATATCTTTCCTAATCGTACCATAGGCTCAATCTGATGTTAGGGCTACGCCCCTTTTTTTTAAATTTTCATTGTTTTTCTACCAAGATTTTAGGGCTACGCCCCATTATTACTGTAGCATAAGGGGCGTTAGCCCTGTATTCTTCGTAGCAAAACGTATGTGTAGCAAAAAAGGGGCGTTAGCCCTGATATCTTTCCTAATCGTACCATGGGCTCAATCTGATGTCAGGGCTACGCCCCTGTTTTTTAAATTTTTCATTGTTTTTCTACCAAGATTTTGGGGCTACGCCCCATTGTTTTTTGCTATAATTGATTTTATTCTTTAATCCAGAAAAAACATTGAATTTAGAAAATCACTTCCCAATTGGTAAGGTAAAATGAAAAGTAGTTCCTTTTTCAGGTTTGCATTCCACCCAAATTTCACCTTTGTGCTTTTCCACAAAATCTTTTACCAGTATCAGGCCCAGACCTTTCGGTTTCCCCTCTTCATCTTTCTGTTCTGAAACAAAAGCTTCATTACTGAATAATTTACTTCTTATTTCTTCAGGTATGCCTTTCCCAGTATCAGCAACGGAGATTTCAATAAACCCTTTCTCTTTTTTTTGTGCGGAAATGGTGATTTTTCCACCCTCTGGGGTGAATTTTATGGCATTGGTAACGAGGTTCTGAAAGATGGAACGCAGCAGTAACGGATCTGCTTTTACCAGAATATCAGTATCAATATTATTTACAATGTCAATGTTTTTTTGATTTGCATTTACCTGAATCAATTTTAATGAGAACAGAACGAATTCATATAAATTTATCGTCTGCGGATTAAAAATTATTTTTTTTGTTTTCTGATTCGACCACTCCACCAGTTCGTTGAGCTGTTCAATTATTTTTTTTGAAGATGTATTAATTATTCCTGAGAAATTTTTTATTTCATCCTTCTTCAGCGCTTCTATATTATTCAGGATAATGTTAGAGGAAGAAACAATGGCTGCAACCGGGTTTCTTAAATCGTGTGAAATGATAGAAATAAATTTGTCTTTTGTTTTACCAATCTCCTCAAGTTCAGCGTTAATTTCTTCCATTCTCCCGTAAGCCGATTCCAGTTCAATGGTTCTTTCTTTTACCTTGTTTTCCAGGGTTTTGTATAGCTCTTTAAGCTCATTTGTGGTTTTTATTTGGGATGATATATCTAAATAAATTGCATAAGATCCTAAAAATTCATCATCAACTATAATCGGAAACTTTACTGCCAGCACATCAATTAATTCATTGTCTTTTCTTTTTCTTTTTGTTTCAAGCCTGTCAAATTTGCCATTTTTAACTTTTTGTACAATTTCATTATATTCTATAACAAAACCTTCCGGAATTATTAAGTCTTTAAGGTTCTTATCTTTCACTTCATTGGCAGTGTATTGAAATGTTTCCTCAAAAATTTTGTTGATCTTTATTATCTGTTCTTTTTTATTTAAAAGAACTATTGCAAAAGGGGCTGAATAAAAAAGTTCCTCAAGGTATGTGTTTAGTTTTTTTAACTCAGCCTTAGATTTTTTTTGCTCTGTAACATCTGTGGTAATTTTTAATATGCATGCTTTATTGTTAAATTCTATTTGTATGGCAACCAATTCTACATCTATCTCCTGGCCATCATCTTTAATGTTTTTTGTATTTAAATATATATCCTTGTC
This is a stretch of genomic DNA from Bacteroidota bacterium. It encodes these proteins:
- a CDS encoding PAS domain-containing sensor histidine kinase, with the protein product MEKQKDYYLALFEKNPLAMIVIDKEDLKFLKVNAAAIKVLSYSEEKLLAKTFMDIVPEGEREFLKEQLKKVSEDKDIYLNTKNIKDDGQEIDVELVAIQIEFNNKACILKITTDVTEQKKSKAELKKLNTYLEELFYSAPFAIVLLNKKEQIIKINKIFEETFQYTANEVKDKNLKDLIIPEGFVIEYNEIVQKVKNGKFDRLETKRKRKDNELIDVLAVKFPIIVDDEFLGSYAIYLDISSQIKTTNELKELYKTLENKVKERTIELESAYGRMEEINAELEEIGKTKDKFISIISHDLRNPVAAIVSSSNIILNNIEALKKDEIKNFSGIINTSSKKIIEQLNELVEWSNQKTKKIIFNPQTINLYEFVLFSLKLIQVNANQKNIDIVNNIDTDILVKADPLLLRSIFQNLVTNAIKFTPEGGKITISAQKKEKGFIEISVADTGKGIPEEIRSKLFSNEAFVSEQKDEEGKPKGLGLILVKDFVEKHKGEIWVECKPEKGTTFHFTLPIGK